From a single Rhodococcus qingshengii JCM 15477 genomic region:
- a CDS encoding acyl-CoA dehydrogenase, which translates to MTASTSLVPNDLLLHPSTYDRPEFDATTRRLLGATVDWFEARGKNRLLADYHDKIFYSDFLDFAAKEGLFATFLTPARDSGGDSDKRWDTSRIAALSEILGFYGLNYWYPWQVTILGLGPVWQSDNETARARAASALASGGVAAFGLSEKEHGADVYSTDMVLTPNGSGGYLASGSKYYIGNGNCANTVSVFGRVDGVEGTDQYVFFYADSDHPAFTVVKNIVPAQMHVAEFSLVDYPVAAEDILHTGEAAFSAALNTVNIGKFNLCFGGIGMSTHTLYETITHAHNRILFGNPVTAFPHVRREFVDAYARLLAMRLFSDRAVDYFRTASPEDRRYLLFNPVTKMKVTTEAQKVIGLLSDIAAAKGFEKDSYLAVAKMDVDGLPKLEGTVAVNLALIAKFMPAYLFAPESFPAIPTRNDAADDEFLFRQGPARGLSKVRFDDWRAVYAKFADVPNVALFMEQAEALVTLLAEAAPDAAQQVDLDFGLAITELFTLVVYGQLILEQAEILGLDEGQRNGGVLDQIFDVLVRDFSAAAVELYGKPSASEDQQRLALASIRRPTFVAERFEYVWQQVVALSGAYEMNGAGSTNGEE; encoded by the coding sequence TGCTGGGCGCGACCGTCGACTGGTTCGAGGCGCGTGGAAAGAACCGACTCCTGGCCGACTATCACGACAAGATCTTCTACTCCGATTTCCTCGATTTCGCGGCGAAGGAAGGTCTGTTCGCCACATTTCTGACGCCCGCCCGCGACAGTGGTGGCGACTCTGACAAGCGCTGGGATACCAGTCGTATCGCCGCGCTGTCCGAGATCCTCGGCTTCTACGGACTCAACTACTGGTACCCGTGGCAGGTGACCATCCTCGGTCTCGGGCCGGTGTGGCAGAGCGACAACGAGACGGCAAGGGCGCGAGCAGCTTCCGCTTTGGCTTCCGGAGGCGTTGCGGCATTCGGACTGTCCGAGAAAGAGCATGGCGCGGACGTCTACTCCACGGACATGGTCTTGACGCCCAACGGCAGCGGCGGGTACCTGGCCAGCGGTTCGAAGTACTACATCGGAAATGGCAACTGCGCCAACACGGTCTCTGTCTTCGGCCGTGTCGACGGAGTGGAGGGCACTGATCAGTACGTCTTCTTTTACGCCGACTCGGACCATCCGGCATTCACCGTGGTGAAGAACATCGTTCCGGCCCAGATGCACGTAGCGGAGTTCTCACTCGTCGACTATCCCGTTGCGGCAGAGGATATCCTGCATACCGGCGAGGCAGCATTCAGTGCCGCACTCAACACCGTGAACATCGGAAAGTTCAACCTGTGCTTCGGCGGAATCGGTATGTCGACTCATACCTTGTACGAGACGATTACCCACGCGCACAATCGAATCCTGTTCGGCAATCCCGTCACGGCGTTCCCACACGTACGACGTGAATTCGTCGACGCGTACGCGCGCCTGCTGGCGATGAGGCTCTTCTCGGATCGTGCGGTGGACTACTTCCGCACCGCATCGCCCGAGGACCGCCGCTACCTCTTGTTCAATCCCGTCACCAAGATGAAGGTGACAACCGAGGCACAGAAGGTGATCGGACTGCTCTCCGACATCGCTGCGGCAAAGGGCTTCGAGAAGGACAGCTACCTCGCGGTGGCCAAGATGGATGTCGACGGGCTGCCCAAGCTCGAGGGGACCGTCGCCGTCAATCTCGCCCTGATCGCCAAGTTCATGCCGGCGTACCTCTTTGCCCCCGAGTCATTTCCGGCGATTCCGACGCGCAACGATGCAGCCGACGACGAGTTCCTGTTCCGTCAGGGCCCGGCACGGGGGTTGTCGAAGGTTCGATTCGACGACTGGCGAGCGGTGTACGCGAAGTTCGCGGATGTTCCCAACGTTGCACTGTTCATGGAGCAGGCAGAAGCGCTCGTGACCCTTTTGGCCGAAGCTGCACCGGATGCGGCGCAGCAGGTCGACTTGGACTTCGGCCTGGCGATCACCGAACTCTTCACCCTCGTCGTCTACGGCCAGTTGATCCTCGAACAAGCCGAGATCTTGGGATTGGACGAGGGGCAGCGGAACGGTGGGGTGCTGGATCAGATCTTCGATGTCCTGGTCCGCGACTTCAGTGCTGCAGCGGTGGAGTTGTACGGAAAACCCAGCGCCAGTGAAGATCAGCAACGGTTGGCACTGGCATCTATCCGGCGCCCCACGTTCGTGGCGGAGCGATTCGAGTACGTCTGGCAGCAAGTAGTCGCCTTGTCTGGTGCCTACGAAATGAACGGTGCCGGCTCAACGAACGGGGAGGAATGA